The uncultured Methanobrevibacter sp. DNA window GAGATGAGATTATGATTACTTCAGATAACTTGGTTCATCATGAGTTCATTGGTTTGAATGTTCATGTTACAAGTTTGAAGAATAAATCTCTTAATTTAAACGGAACTATCATTGATGAGACAAAAAATACCATCAAGATAGAAGATGAGAATAATTGCGAAAAGATTATTCCAAAGAGAGGTTCAATATTTTTGTTTGAACTTCCAAACGGGGAAAAAATAGAAATTGATGGAAATATTTTGTCTATTCGTCCTGAAGATAGAATTAAAAAAAGATTTAAAAAAATTTAAATGGTGATAATATGGTTGGGCTTAATGTTCAAGAACCAGAAACTACATGTGATGATCCTAACTGCCCTTTCCACGGTACTTTACCTGTAAGAGGTCAAGTCCTTGAAGGTGTTGTTGTAAGTAACAAAGCAGAAAGGACAATTACTGTTGAACGTAGTTACTATAAATTCATTAAAAA harbors:
- a CDS encoding 30S ribosomal protein S17, whose protein sequence is MVGLNVQEPETTCDDPNCPFHGTLPVRGQVLEGVVVSNKAERTITVERSYYKFIKKYERYEKRKSKINVHKPDCLNVNVGDSVKVAECRPLSKTKHFVLVEVKGE
- the rnp1 gene encoding ribonuclease P protein component 1, producing the protein MITSDNLVHHEFIGLNVHVTSLKNKSLNLNGTIIDETKNTIKIEDENNCEKIIPKRGSIFLFELPNGEKIEIDGNILSIRPEDRIKKRFKKI